One region of Ardenticatena maritima genomic DNA includes:
- the glpA gene encoding anaerobic glycerol-3-phosphate dehydrogenase subunit GlpA, protein MRTVQTEVLVIGGGATGAGIIRDLAMRGFDAILVEKRDLTHGTTGRYHGLLHSGGRYAVKDPKAAVECIEENRILRRIMPHCLEDTGGFFVVTPWDDPDFGDTFMEGCRKAGIPVEEISVAQMLREEPLLNPNISRCFRVPDAAADSFLATRLNAESAREYGAHIWTYHEVRDLMMDGQRVIGAVCHDLVRDEEVRIYADMVVNAAGAWAGKIAAMAGLDVHITPGKGVMVAINHRVLNTVVNRCKMPSDGDIIVPIHTVAVIGTTDVKVSDPEHFAIEPWEIELMLDEGEKLVPGVKNMRILRAWAGVRPLYQETKAVDTRDITRAYTLLDHETRDGVSGIITMTGGKWTTYRQMAQVTVDRVCEKFGVQRECRTHLEPLPGAEKHGGYHWLGARFADVERRQAYGDLICECELATREDVERAIVQGDAKTIDDIRRMVRLGMGPCQGGFCTFRAVGLLHRLRHPDVEDANAALRDFLQERWKGLLPILWGQQLRQERLDELIYLSVLNVDHLPGPKATPLAPVMYDPPTGEEPQARV, encoded by the coding sequence ATGCGGACAGTTCAAACCGAAGTGCTTGTCATTGGGGGTGGCGCAACCGGCGCCGGCATCATTCGCGACCTCGCCATGCGCGGCTTCGACGCCATCCTTGTCGAAAAGCGCGACCTGACGCACGGCACTACCGGACGCTACCACGGGCTTTTGCACAGCGGCGGGCGCTACGCCGTCAAAGACCCCAAAGCGGCGGTCGAATGCATCGAAGAAAACCGCATTTTGCGGCGCATCATGCCCCACTGCCTGGAAGACACCGGCGGCTTTTTCGTCGTCACCCCGTGGGACGACCCCGACTTCGGCGACACCTTCATGGAAGGGTGCCGCAAGGCGGGCATTCCTGTGGAAGAAATCAGCGTCGCCCAAATGCTGCGCGAAGAACCGCTCCTCAACCCCAACATCTCGCGCTGTTTCCGCGTGCCCGACGCCGCCGCCGACTCATTCCTGGCAACGCGCCTCAACGCCGAATCGGCGCGCGAATACGGCGCACACATCTGGACGTACCACGAAGTGCGCGACCTGATGATGGACGGGCAACGCGTCATCGGCGCCGTCTGCCACGACCTGGTGCGCGATGAAGAAGTGCGCATCTACGCCGACATGGTGGTCAACGCCGCCGGGGCGTGGGCGGGCAAAATCGCCGCCATGGCGGGGCTGGACGTCCACATCACCCCCGGCAAAGGCGTCATGGTCGCCATCAACCACCGCGTGCTCAATACCGTCGTCAACCGGTGCAAAATGCCGTCCGACGGGGACATCATCGTCCCCATCCACACGGTCGCCGTCATTGGTACCACCGACGTCAAAGTCAGCGACCCCGAACACTTCGCCATCGAACCCTGGGAAATCGAACTCATGCTGGACGAGGGCGAAAAATTGGTGCCCGGCGTCAAAAACATGCGCATTTTGCGCGCCTGGGCGGGCGTGCGCCCACTCTACCAGGAAACCAAAGCGGTGGATACGCGCGACATCACTCGCGCCTACACCCTGCTGGACCACGAAACGCGCGACGGCGTCAGCGGCATCATCACCATGACCGGCGGGAAATGGACCACCTACCGCCAAATGGCGCAAGTGACCGTTGACCGTGTCTGCGAAAAATTCGGCGTCCAACGCGAATGCCGCACCCACCTTGAACCGCTGCCCGGTGCGGAAAAGCACGGCGGCTACCACTGGCTGGGCGCACGTTTCGCCGACGTGGAACGCCGCCAAGCCTACGGCGACCTCATCTGCGAATGCGAACTCGCCACCCGTGAAGACGTGGAACGCGCCATCGTCCAAGGCGACGCCAAAACCATTGACGATATTCGGCGCATGGTGCGGCTCGGTATGGGACCCTGCCAGGGCGGCTTCTGCACGTTCCGCGCCGTGGGGTTGCTGCACCGCCTGCGCCACCCCGACGTGGAAGACGCCAACGCCGCCCTGCGCGATTTTCTGCAAGAACGCTGGAAAGGGCTGTTGCCCATTCTCTGGGGGCAACAACTGCGCCAGGAGCGCCTGGATGAACTCATCTACCTGAGCGTGCTCAACGTTGACCACTTGCCGGGTCCCAAAGCCACACCTCTGGCGCCCGTCATGTACGACCCGCCAACCGGCGAAGAACCGCAAGCACGTGTCTGA
- the glpB gene encoding glycerol-3-phosphate dehydrogenase subunit GlpB, which yields MSEEPIKLDERSMPMNSNPDVIVIGAGLSGLTAAWQLAQRGHRVRVVTKGWGATHWHSGCIDVLGYHPIESDTPVATPRDAVADLIAAQPHHPYALVGLDGLAAALDAFATLCRDAGYPLHGTLDRQWLLPSAVGAFRPTCLAPETMIAGDLTRHDTEPMLIVGFERLNDFYPELIADNLIKQGHLARGTLVDTPTLRRQKIVNTLVLARLFEQAAFRAEFIAAVKPKLGKAQRIGVPAVLGFENAIAIKNELEAAFERPIFEIPTVPPSVPGMRLHRILTRAIERAGGDIRTGMQVVAADAEGDRATTIWSEAAARRVPHHAEVFVLATGGILGGGITTTYTGDVREVVFGLPVNAPTDRMAWLHRDFLDARGHPIFRAGLQVDTAFRPLADGAPRYANVHAIGTTLDACEPLRERSFEGIALATGFAVAHHVQLANHSTSA from the coding sequence GTGTCTGAAGAACCAATCAAACTGGATGAACGAAGCATGCCTATGAACAGCAACCCGGACGTGATTGTCATCGGAGCAGGTCTCAGTGGGCTTACCGCCGCCTGGCAACTGGCGCAACGCGGGCATCGCGTGCGCGTCGTCACCAAAGGCTGGGGCGCAACCCACTGGCACAGCGGCTGCATTGACGTGCTCGGCTACCATCCCATCGAATCCGATACACCCGTCGCAACACCACGCGACGCCGTCGCCGACCTCATCGCCGCCCAACCACACCACCCCTACGCACTGGTAGGGCTGGATGGGCTCGCCGCGGCACTCGACGCCTTCGCCACCCTCTGCCGTGACGCCGGTTACCCGCTCCACGGCACGCTTGACCGACAATGGCTTCTGCCCTCGGCGGTGGGGGCTTTTCGTCCTACCTGCCTCGCGCCTGAGACCATGATTGCCGGCGACCTGACGCGCCATGACACCGAACCAATGCTCATTGTCGGCTTCGAGCGCCTGAACGACTTTTACCCTGAATTGATTGCCGACAACCTCATCAAACAAGGGCACCTGGCGCGGGGCACACTTGTTGACACCCCCACCTTGCGCCGCCAAAAAATCGTCAACACGCTGGTACTCGCGCGGCTCTTCGAGCAAGCCGCCTTTCGCGCGGAATTCATCGCCGCCGTCAAGCCCAAACTGGGCAAGGCGCAACGCATCGGTGTTCCTGCTGTGCTGGGCTTTGAGAACGCCATCGCCATCAAAAACGAACTGGAAGCCGCCTTCGAGCGCCCCATTTTTGAGATTCCCACCGTGCCGCCCTCTGTGCCCGGCATGCGGTTGCACCGCATTCTGACGCGCGCGATTGAACGCGCAGGGGGCGACATTCGCACCGGCATGCAGGTCGTCGCCGCCGACGCCGAAGGCGACCGCGCCACCACCATTTGGAGCGAAGCCGCCGCGCGCCGAGTGCCGCACCACGCCGAGGTGTTCGTGCTGGCAACGGGGGGCATTCTGGGCGGGGGCATCACCACCACCTACACGGGCGACGTGCGCGAAGTGGTGTTTGGATTGCCCGTGAACGCGCCCACCGACCGCATGGCGTGGCTGCACCGCGATTTTCTGGACGCGCGCGGGCATCCCATCTTCCGCGCCGGTTTGCAGGTGGATACAGCCTTCCGCCCGCTTGCGGACGGCGCGCCGCGCTACGCCAACGTCCACGCCATCGGCACCACACTCGACGCCTGCGAACCCCTGCGCGAACGCTCGTTTGAAGGCATCGCCCTGGCAACCGGCTTTGCCGTTGCCCACCACGTCCAACTTGCCAACCATTCAACATCCGCCTGA